A region of Lycium barbarum isolate Lr01 chromosome 1, ASM1917538v2, whole genome shotgun sequence DNA encodes the following proteins:
- the LOC132607389 gene encoding vesicle-associated membrane protein 721, with amino-acid sequence MGQQSLIYSFVARGTVILAEYTEFTGNFTSIASQCLQKLPASNNKFTYNCDGHTFNYLVDDGFTYCVVAVDTVGRQVPIAFLERVKDDFTKKYGGGKAATAVANSLNKEFGPKMKEQMQYCVDHPEEISKLAKVKAQVSEVKGVMMENIEKVLDRGEKIELLVDKTENLRSQAQDFRTTGTKVRRKMWLQNMKIKLIVLGIIVALILVIILSICHGFKCH; translated from the exons ATGGGGCAACAATCGTTGATCTACAGCTTTGTTGCGCGAGGAACAGTTATTCTCGCTGAGTATACTGAattcactggaaatttcacaAGTATTGCATCCCAGTGCCTACAGAAACTTCCTGCTTCAAATAACAAGTTTACTTATAACTGTGATGGACATACTTTTAACTACCTCGTTGATGACGGCTTCA CATACTGTGTTGTAGCTGTGGATACTGTTGGTAGACAGGTCCCAATTGCATTTCTGGAGAGAGTTAAGGATGATTTTACCAAGAAATATGGTGGAGGCAAAGCTGCTACAGCTGTTGCTAACAGCTTGAACAAGGAGTTTGG GCCCAAAATGAAGGAGCAGATGCAGTACTGTGTTGATCATCCAGAGGAAATCAGCAAGCTTGCAAAGGTGAAGGCCCAGGTTTCAGAAGTTAAAGGTgtgatgatggaaaatattgagaAG GTCCTGGATCGCGGGGAGAAAATTGAACTTTTGGTGGATAAAACTGAGAATCTTCGCTCACAG GCACAAGATTTCAGGACAACAGGAACAAAAGTGAGGAGGAAGATGTGGTTGCAGAACATGAAGATAAAGCTTATAGTCCTCGGCATCATTGTTGCCTTGATTCTGGTCATAATTCTTTCAATATGTCATGGCTTCAAATGTCACTAA